A region of the Mytilus trossulus isolate FHL-02 chromosome 11, PNRI_Mtr1.1.1.hap1, whole genome shotgun sequence genome:
tgtatgaaatatttgcaactggacgttTAACAACTAGCAATTAATTTTGTGTCGTTATTGTGCGTCATCCTGAACATGTACCTATTGGTTGTCGTCCTGAACATAtatgacatataaaaaaaaacaattaagatCGTGTTGTTAGTGTGTTATATCCTGAATATGtgtgaaatatttgcaactggacgttaaacaactAGCAATTAATCTTGTGTTGTTATTGGGTGTCATCCTGAACATGTTATCATTATGTGTCGTCCTGAACATGTATTAAATTTGCAACTGGACGTCAAACAACTAGCAATTAATTTTGTAAGCATGTGTCACATCCTGAACAtgcaatgaaatattttcaactggacgaaaaacaaaataaaacacttaaGAGTGTTGTGTAAGTGTGTCATGacctgaacatgcatgacattTTTGCAACTGTAGGTTTAACAACTTACAATGTATCGTGTGTTGTTAGTTTGTGTCGAATTTGACGTAAATCAACTAAGTTAACAATAACTATTGTGTTAGTATGTGTCGTCATGAACATGCACGGACtatttgcaactggacaataaacaaataacatttaatcatgtgttgtttgttcatGTCTTActaaatatgtatgaaatataagCAACTCCCTAAATCCGTCCAGAACACGTATGAAATATATGCAActtgatgaaatatttgcatattgatTTAACATAACAATTAATCTTGTGATGTTAGTGTGTGTCGTCCTGAGAATGCATGAAGtatttgcaactggacaataaacaaataacaattaatccTGTGTTGTTTGTTCATGTCGTActaaatatgtatgaaatataagCAActccctaaatccgcctctatTAAGCTGGATGTATTTATTGGGACTTGACGAGATGAttaactatacatgtatatacaacgTTTCTGCAgtaaagtatataaatatatttattatacttcacgttaaaatgtcatattttgattggctaagacgagggtgtcaatttactctatcacatggctgagcgggtgacaattttttttaatgttaccctctcgtctagaccaatcagaaatcgattattcaaagaacaatgaagttggtttttttctaatacccgtaacgttgttatgaacgtgacgtcatagaaaatacttttagaataaaattaatCTGTAAAAGCCAAAAATTATAGGACATTCagtattataaattaaataacacatagctgagagggtgatagagcagattggaacccctcgaaaaggcattgtcaaccttggcttcgccgcggttgacaatattttctcggggtaccaatctgctctatcaccctctcagctatgtgttatttatataatgtttatagTTCTGCTTAAATAGCAGACGAGTATAATGTATACCTGTACCTTGACATTGCACAGGGTAGTTTCGTCTTcaacatgcatgaactatttgcaaCTGGCCATAAATCAACAAACACTTAATCTTGAGTTGTTAGTATGTGTAGTTTCGTCTttaacatgtatgaaatatttccaactggataaaaaacaacaaacaatttaccttattttttttattgtgtgtcACGTCCtaaacatgtatgaaatatttgcaactggatgTTAAACAACTAACAATAGATTGCGtgtcgtcctgaacatgcatgaacagTTTGCAACTGGACGTAAAACTACTAACATTTAATCGTGTTTTGTTATTGTGTGTCGTCTTGAACCAGCATGCAATATTTGCAACTTGGTGAAATATTTGCATCTTGacgttaaaataaaaaaatatcttgcgTTGTAAGTGTATGTCGTCCTAAaaatgcatgacatatttgcaactggacgttaaacaaataacaattacaCCTGCAATGTTAGTTCATGTTATCCTAAATATGTATGATATATTTGCAACTAGATGTTTAACCAACCATTCTTGTGTTACAGTGTGTCGTCCTAGTGTGTATGAAATATAAGCAACTGGACGTTATTGTTGTCCTGAACATGCACGGAATAtttgcaattgaaaataaaacaactaacAATTAAGCTGGTGTTGTTAGTGTGtgtcgtcctgaacatgcataaaatatttgcaactggacgatgaaatatttgcaactggatgTTAAACCAACCATTATTGTGTAAAAGTGTGTGTCATCCTAGTacgcatgaaatatttgcaactggacgttAAAAAACTAACAATCTTGTGTCGTActgaatatgaatgaaatatttgcaactggacatTTTACAACTTACAAATAATCTTATGTGTAAGTGTTtgtcgtcctgaacatgcatgaaatatttgcaacagAACGAAAAACAATCAATTGAAAGCGTGTAGTCAGTATGTGTCACGTCCTaaaaatgtatgatttatttgcaACTGGACATTAAACAACTAACAATGGATCGGGTGTTAATAGTTTGTGTCGTCCAGAAcatgtatcaaatatttgtaatttgacGTTAAACAACTAACAATTAATATTGTGTTGCTATTGTGTGTCATCctgaaaatgtatgaaatatttgcaactggacatAAAACAACACACAATTAATCTTGAATTGTTAGTATGTATTGTCCtgaatattatgaaatatttgcaactggatgTCAAACAACCATTCGTCTGTTTAAGTGTGTCTCGTCCTagtatgtatgaaatattcgcAACTGGACGTTAGTGTTGTCCTGATCATGCACGATATGTTTGCAACTGGACATTAAAAAACGAAGAATCAatcgaaatatttaaaattgaacgaaaaacaaacaaaaaaaacaatttaaatcgtGCTGTAATTTTGCCATGTCctgaatatgtatgaaatacTCGCAACTGGCCGTTAAACAACTAGCAATTGATCTTGTGTTGTTATTGTGTGTCATCCTGAATGTAATTATTTTGTGTCGTCCtgaacatgtatgaaatatataaaaagcaaTTAAAATCGTGTTGCAAGTGTGTCATGTTCTGatcatgtatgaaatatttgtacgTTAAACAACTTACAATGAATCATGTACGACATGTGTTGGTTTTGTGTGTCGTCCTGAACATGTATCAAGTATTTGCAATTTGACGAtaatcaataaacaataaatattatgtaagtatgtgtcgtcctgaacatgcatgaactatttgcaactggacataaaacaacaaacaatttaTCTTCAGTTGTTAATGTGTGCCGTCCAagaaatgcatgaaatatatgCAACTTGATGACATATTTGCATATTGATGTTAAACTAACAAATAATCTTGTGTTGTTAGTGTGTGTCGTCCTTAGAATGCATGAACAatttgcaactggacaataaacaaataaaaatgtatgctGTGTTGTTTGTTCATGTCGTAccaaatatacatgaaatataagcAACTAGATGTAAGTGTTGTTCTAATCATGCACGAAATATTTGCGACTGGACGTTCAAAAAGTAACAATTTTGTATCGTCCTGAATATGTATggaatatttgcaactggacatTTTACCACTAAAAATTTATCTTGTGTGTAATTGTGTGTcgtcctaaatatgcatgaactatttgcaactggacataaaacaacaaacaatttaTCTTCAGTTGTTAGTGTGTGCCGTCCAAGACATGCATGAATTATATGCAACTTGATGGAATATTTGCATATTGATGTTAAACTAACAAATAATCTTGCTTTGTTAGTGTGTGTCGTCCTTAgaatgcatgaaatacttgcaactggacaataaacaaataactatttATCCTGTGTTGTTAGTTCATGTCGTACATGCACGAAATATTTGCGACTGGACGTTCCAAAACTACAAATCTTGTATCGTCCtgaatatgtataaaatatttacaaatggaCATTTTACCCCTAACAATAAATCTCGTATGTAAGTGTGTGTCGTCTtgaacatacatgaaatatttataactggacgttaaacaactaacaattaattttgtgttgtttgtgtgtgttgtcctgaatatgtatgaaatatttgcaactggacatTTTTCCACTAACAATTTATCTTGTGTGTAAGTGTGTGTCGTCCtgaacatacatgaaatatttgcaactagACATTAAACAACTAACAACTAATTGTGTGTTCTTAATGTGTCGTCATGAatgtgtatgaaatatttgcaactggacgttaaacaaataacaataaatctTCTGTTGTAAGTATGTGTCGTCCTGAACAAACACGAcatatttgcaactggacgttACACAACTAACAATTAATATTGTGTTGTTTGTGTGTGTCGTCctgaaaatgtatgaaatatttgcaactggacgttaaacaattTGCAACTAATCTTTTGTTGTCATTGGGTGTTGTCTTGAATATGTATGGCATATTTGCAACTGGAAGCTAAACAACAAACATTTAATATTGTGCTGTTAGTGTGTGTCGTCCtgaacatgtatgaaatatttgcaactgaaTGTTAAACAACTAACAATTAATCTGGTGTGGTTTGGCCCAGTGACTGTCTTGTTGGTTTATACTCAACATCTCTTTTACatatatacttaaaaataaTCGAAccagtttaaatataaaaaaatatctattataatatgGCACACATCTGAGTAATGGTGCATTTCAATATTGCACAAACggtgatttatatataaaaaagaaattacaaaattttaaaatttacaaatatacttGATATTTCTACATATTTAGCACCACTTTGTTTTTGTCGTCCGAATTTGACACATGGTCAATTTTTATGCCGTCCCAATAAGTGCCATCTCCCGGTTGTTTTAAACACTGTGTCATTGGGAAAATAAAGTTCAACAGCCAATGTTTTCCAAATACACTttcaaaatttgtgaaaaagaaattgttatttttgattGGGATGTGGGAGGTTAGTTCATGTGCAGTTTTCCCAAGAAAACACATCAACGTTTGAGAATTGACCACAATACAACCGAAACCACCGAAAAACAGTTGAGGATAAGCTTGGAATATCAAAATAAGTACATGAAGCTCTATATTTTCGTAACCGAAAAGCCAACGGTAGAAGGCGATTGGAGGAAATAAACTAGTCCATGAATACGCTGTTGGCCagtaaaatagatataaataccAGGCATTACATGCAAATGCCCCAAGTCCACAAAGTATGGCATAAAATCCTAAAACGAAAAAGTATCTTTGATTGTAAAATCCAATGCAATTTCCTACCATAAAGCAATGGTGATCTCGTTTTAAAATACACTTTTTGCAGATTTTACAATGATGTGCTCGCGGAGGTATGTCCATGTCGCATATGTCACAAAATCCCCATGGCATTTCTCCATCATCACGTGATACAGTTACTCCATTCGGAACATGTCCATTAGTGTGTGCATGTGGGTCATCAAACGTTTTTATTTTGGAAGAGGAAGATCGTGGTTTCACATCCGAATTAGTCAATAAACATAAGAAATAGTTCAACAGCCCTTCCACgcaacaaaaacatacaaacaattgcaaacatatttgtgtttcatCTGTATAGTCCTCAAATAAACGtggaattatataaaataaaaatagataaagcTGTGATGGACATTGAAGAGCTAAAAGAACCTTTGGAAATGACTGAGCAAGATCTCGTTCACTTTGCTTCACTTCACGTTTGTTTGtccatttctttttaatttcttctttaaatgtttgaaacgtGTATTTATCTTCTTCTTTAGTCTGTTGTTGTGGAATATTTACTCTGACTGTCGCcatttttatctgaaaaagaCCGTTTAAAAATAGTATTATACAGTTTGGACAGTTCAGTTGTAtacataatatgaaaataaaaagattccTATAAGTCTAGTTGTGATTGAGTGTGTGCTTGATTCATCAGCAAGATTTGTTTCATAACGTCCTTCACGTTTTATTTCAATCTTGCTGGTCTTGGTGCATCTTTTGATGACTTTTTTACTTGCAGGAATGTTTACTCCTTCAACAGATCTACTCCTAAGGTATGTGTAAGATCAATATGTGACACgttactaaataaaataatcattatcttatcttataataAATTTGACTGATGCATGCGAACTTGCGACCTTTTTTGTAGGAGCGTGAAGGCTGATAAACCCTGTTTATTCTTCTTTACGGCTatgttttcccaaaaaaatattagttaactttataaatatcCGTGACCTGAACTCGGACGTAGAAATAAACTGAAATCCTTTAAGTTAGAATGGGTTACTCTTGGCAAAAAAGCTAATACTCTAACCGTTGAAAGAACTAATACCGTCGTTCGtttcagtaaaatattttagGAAACTATGCGATGAagagatgtaaaaaaaaatccatcatcaaataaaacttcaaatttttacaatttcattCTGCGAGCtacaatataccaaaaaaaaatatctatcgCACCCCCaatcattgaaatatttgcataactCCTACAAAATGGATTTTACTTCACTTATCACTTTATAAAATAGATAGTGTCATTCAATCTAAAATTGACTAATAGAATTTGAAAAGTGTCCAAACTCCTGGTCAAAATtcacttttaactaaaaaaaatagatattgaaAATTATGTTCTTCGTCGaccaaaaagtataacaaaattgTGCACTGCAAAATGACGATTACATGTACCTATAGAATCTGATAAACGTTATATGTACCATAATTAGAATAAATGCAATAACGGAATTATATTAAGGAACATATTGGTGATGAATATcttgtacatttttaaatttgtaaacattcaatacaaatatttcCCACCTATATAATAGATGTAATCCATTACCAAATTATGGCAAAATGAAAGTTCTTTTGTCACTTTGCAAAACGTTGTACTATATGCAtctgaatgtttaaaaaatcttgaaccttaaaaaaactattattattttttcaaacttaattttaaCGACAAAGTGTGAAAGCTTAGTTGTATTTACTGTCTGAAATGAATTATGTgacatttaaagtttgaaagtattcaAAAATTTGCTAAGGGTAAATAACAGTTGATCTACGATGTCAATCCtttgtaaataatttgaatacgTTACTATTCTGTTTAAGGGCATATCCAACAGCTTATTTTAGGAAGTAATCATGACATCATTTATATTGCTTCGCCATCAACGGTTTTCGTAAGTTTGTATTGTAATGAAATTATTCGAAGTACCGATTTGAATAGGGTTTATTGCAACTTGTTCTAGAAGTTTTCCATGTATAAATATAGTACAATCTTTGTATTCCGAAGACGAAATATAGATTTTTAATAAgcataattatcaaaataaaaatgcttgACCCTTAGTGTCAGATGGTTGCATTATAGATATGATGCTCTAAGCTCAGAAAAAGATGGAAATAGAATAAGCAAAAACAAAGTGTCATCAGCCGGGCCAATAGCACCATGTATTTATACACGAAGAACTGGCTTTGAAGATATTGTGAAAAGGGATGACCCATCTCTCCCCCCACCCCGAGTTTAGCTCTACAACCGGTCTTTTACCGGTATATAGGCCCCCCTTCCAAACACACGCGTGGATACTCGAAGATTATCTCATAGGATAATTtgttaattaatttgttttaaaagattagAAATACTGTAACATGTGCCTAACATTTCAATCATAATGCTTGatagttaaaaaagaaaaaaaaagatgagaaCAAAATATTTACCTACAGTTTCTGCTCCACGCTTATCGATGttgttaataatttttcatgGCCAATGAATTCCACCCGATTGTAAACACTCAATTGATCCCGGGTATACCTGTGATTGTTGTTCTT
Encoded here:
- the LOC134691175 gene encoding palmitoyltransferase ZDHHC22-like, which translates into the protein MATVRVNIPQQQTKEEDKYTFQTFKEEIKKKWTNKREVKQSERDLAQSFPKVLLALQCPSQLYLFLFYIIPRLFEDYTDETQICLQLFVCFCCVEGLLNYFLCLLTNSDVKPRSSSSKIKTFDDPHAHTNGHVPNGVTVSRDDGEMPWGFCDICDMDIPPRAHHCKICKKCILKRDHHCFMVGNCIGFYNQRYFFVLGFYAILCGLGAFACNAWYLYLFYWPTAYSWTSLFPPIAFYRWLFGYENIELHVLILIFQAYPQLFFGGFGCIVVNSQTLMCFLGKTAHELTSHIPIKNNNFFFTNFESVFGKHWLLNFIFPMTQCLKQPGDGTYWDGIKIDHVSNSDDKNKVVLNM